Below is a genomic region from Hyphomicrobium nitrativorans NL23.
GCTTCAGGTCGGCCAGGCGAAAGCGATTTTTTCGAGCTTTTCGCCGCTCATCGTTTCGAAGGCCTGCTTCACGGGGCGGCCGCCGCGGCGCCAGTAAAAATCCGTGGCGCGTGTGTTCTCAGCCAGCGCCCAGACGATGAGCCCCTTGAGACGGCGCTGGTCCAGCCCGTGGCGGCAAGCTTCGAACAGGTGCTCGCCGAGCCCGAGGCCCTGATAAACGGGTGCAATGTAGAGTTCGTAGATCTCGCCTTGATAGGGACCGCGCGTGCGCGAAAAGCCGAGCGTCGCGTAACCGGCGATGGCGCCGGCCTTCTCGATTACGATGAGATTGTCACCGCTCTTGATGACGTTCGACCACCAATCGGCGCCGCGCCGGCGGATCATGTTTTCCAGATGGGTGTGGGGGATGACACCGCGATACGCCTGCGTCCAGGATTCGCGAAAAGCTTCGGCGACGGGCTGAGCGTCGGCGAGCTTCCCCTTACGAACCTTGATGTCGGAACGCGACCCTAACATGGAAGGATTATAGCGTGGATTTTGCTGTGTGTAACGTGCGCGGCGGCGACGCTCGCAAAAAAATTGGCAATCAAAACAAAACGCCCGGCGATGGGGATCGCCGGGCGCCGAGTGCGTGAAAACGGAGCGTTTGGATTAGCCCGCCTTCTTGACCTGCTCGAAGGATTTCGTCGCGGCCGAGTTGAAGGTCTCGAACGTCTGCTGGGCAAGCTTGGTCGACAGCTCGAAGAGCTCCTTCGACTGGGCGCCAGCGACCGTGAACTGCTTCTGGACGAACGCCGTCTGCAGCTGGATCAGCTCGGGAAACGTCTTGGCGCGGGCAATGGCCTCGGCGGCGTCGAACACGGCTTCGGCGTTTGCCTCCGTGTTCTTCAGGACCTTCTCGCCGATCGACTTGGCGCTGGCGAAGGCCGCGACGGTCGCTTCCTCAAACACCTTGGCGTTGTCCTTGGCGACACTGTTCAGCTTGCCGTAGGTCTCGCGAGCCTTCGACACGCTGTCCTCGGCGATGGCCTGAACCTGCTCGGGGATGCGGGCATCCTTGGCGGCGGAAAAGAACTCTTGGGTCTGGCGGGTAAAGTCGTTCATGGGGGTGCTCCTATCGGAAGAGATCGGCTGGTTATTCCAACGCGGGGCCTCCCGCTTGCGACGGCTTGCGGTGCCCGATGTCTCGATAGGGACAGTAGCAGAATATTTTTGCAGCGCAACATGGAATATGCTGCTCTGCGTCAGTGGGCGATTTTCCCAGTGTTGGCGGGGTTAATCGGAGATTGTCCGCCGACTGGCGAATGTCGGCATTCGTGATCACATTTCGCAGATGCGAGAAAAGCCAAGCAAGCCATATCTTTATCTAAAGCGCTGGGAACCGCTCCCGGTATCCCAAGGCCGAGCGATCGAAGAGAATGTCGCGGGGCGTCAGGGGGCGAGCGAGCGCCAAGCCCTCCAAAGACCGGCAGCGCGACAAAGCGACATACGCCTGACCGTGGGCGAAGGTTCCGCGCCCGAGATCGATGTAGACGTTGTCGAGGGTCAGGCCCTGGGCCTTGTGAATGGTGAGCGCCCAGGCGAGGCGGACCGGGTACTGCTTGAAGGTGCCGGCGACCGTGCCGACGATCTTCTCCTGCTCCTTGTCGTAGGCGTAGCGGCGCTGCTCCCAGCTCACCGGCTCAAGCTCGTGCTCGCGGCCGGCAACCTCGATCATCACCTTCTTGTCTTCCAGGCGCGAGATGCGCGCGATCGTGCCGTTGACCCAGCGGCGCTCGGGATCGTTGCGCAGAAGGATGACCTTGGCGCCCGGTTTCAAGGTGAGGGCGCTGTCCGTCGGGTGCGAGGCGTTCGTGAAATCTCCGGTGATGCCCGCCTCATACGTGTGGGCGTGGCCGGGCAGGGCGTCGAGGTAGGCGGCGTTGATGCGGTGAGCCGCGGCGTTGGTGGGCGTCAGGATGACAAATTTCTCGCCCTCTCCGAGCGTGCGGATCGGAGCCACGCGCTCGTTGAGCTGGATGAGATCGTCCTCCTCGACCTCGCCGTCGCGGATCCGGTTCAGCACCGAGATCAGCGCTTCGTCGCTTTGGCGGAATACCTGCGTGAGTTCGAGGCGGGCTGTGCCCGCGCCTTCGCCGAGGGCGGGCACGGAAAAGAAGAACGGACCGCCGAACTCGGATTCGAGATGGGCTGCGACCTCGGCTTCCTGAACCACCGGCGGGAGCTGATGCAAGTCTCCGAACAGTACGAGGCGGACGCCGCCGAACGGTTCGCGTGGGCGGCCGCGGTTGATGCGGAGCGACTGGTCGAGGGCCCACATCAGGTCCGAGCGTACCATCGAGACTTCGTCGATGACGAGAAAGTCGAGCTTGCGCATGACCTGGCCATTGCGGCTGCGGCGGATGTCGTCCGAGCGCAAAAAGCCGCGGGGGGAGGCCAAAGAACGAATGGATGGTCTGGCCGCCAACGTTGACGGCCGCGAGCCCCGTGGGGGCGACGACGACGATCTCGGCATCGAGCGTGCCTTGCAGGGCGCGCAGCAGCGTCGATTTGCCGGTTCCGGCGCGGCCGGTCACGAACAAGTGGCCTTCGCGTGCGTCGGCGAGGAAATCGAGCGCGGCGCGGTATTCGTCGGTCGGCGTGATGCCGTCGGGCCATTGAGGCTCGTTCGCGCGTTCGTTGGCGAGCGGGGTGGTGGGCGGTGTCGGCAAGTCGAGCCTTCCAATCTTAGCCAGCGCCTCTCGACCTAGAATGCTGCGGCTACGCCTGTCAAAGACATGGCGCTTCCGCCGGGGGCATGGCCTGCTGTTTGGCCGGGAGGGATGGTGCGCTTCCCCGCCAAGCTTACTTTGGCCAAAGGTCGAGATGTTCGAAAGAACCTTGAAAGACGGGGCTTCGGCGCGTAAGTCAACGCCGCCGGTCGGAAAATTCCGATTGGACGGAAAAGGACCTGAAAATCATGGGATATAAAGTCGCTGTCGTGGGTGCGACCGGCAATGTCGGCCGCGAAATGATGAACGTGCTCGTCGAGCGCAGCTTCCCCGCTGACGAAGTCTTCGCCGTTGCTTCGCGCCGTTCGCTCGGCGCCGAGGTTTCGTACGGAGACGCGACTCTCAAATGCCAGGACCTCGAACAGTTCGATTTCTCGAAAGTGGATATTTGCCTGATGTCCGCCGGCTCATCCGTGTCGAAGGTCTGGAGCCCGAAGATCGGGGCCATGGGTGCGGTCGTGATCGATAACTCGTCGTGCTGGCGCTATGACCAGGACGTGCCGCTCATCGTGCCGGAAGTCAACGCGGATGCCGTTCAGGGCTTCACGAAGAAGAACATCATCGCCAACCCCAACTGCTCGACGGCCCAGTTGGTCGTCGCGCTGAAGCCGCTGCACGATGCCGCGAAGATCAAGCGCGTCGTCGTCTCGACCTATCAGTCCGTTTCGGGCGCGGGCAAGGATGCGATGGACGAGCTGTGGTCTCAGACCAAGGGCAAGTACGTGCCCGGGCAGGACGTCGAGCCGAACAAGTTTCCGAAGCAGATCGCCTTCAACTGCATTCCTCATATCGACGTTTTCATGGAAGACGGTTTCACGAAAGAGGAATGGAAGATGGTCGCCGAGACGAAGAAGATGCTCGACCCGTCCATCAAGCTGACGGCGACGTGCGTGCGCGTGCCGGTGTTCGTCGGTCACTCGGAGTCGGTCAACATCGAGTTCGAGCGGCCGATCACGGCGGACGAAGCGCGCGATATCCTGCGTGACGCACCGGGCGTGCAGGTGGTCGATAAGCGCGAGCCGGGCGGCTACGTCACGCCTGTCGAGGCGGCCGGCGAGTTCGACACGTTCGTGTCGCGCATTCGCGAGGATGCAACCGTCGAGAACGGTCTTGCGATGTGGATCGTGTCGGACAACCTGCTCAAAGGCGCGGCACTCAACACCGTGCAGATCGCGGAAACGCTGATCGGCCGTAACCTGCTCAAGGCCGCGGCGTAGGAAACGCGCGTTCTTCGATCGGAGAAAGCAAGGGGCCCTCGTAAGGGGGCCCTTTTTTATTCCGGTGTATCGGGCTTCGACTGCAGCGCATCGACGATGGCGATGAGATCGTCGACGAAACGTTCGCGGTGCGTGTCTGCGAGCGCTGCGAGGATCGCTTCGTCCACGCGCTTTACATAGGGCGCCGCGGCCTTCAGCCTGTTCCATCCGAGCTCGGTCAACGTCACAGCGTAGGCGCGCGCATCTTCGCGTGTGCGCCGGCGTTGAATGAGGCCCCGCTTCAAAAGCCGTTGCGTGATGTCTGCCACCGTGGAGCGGTCGATGCCCGTTCTCTCGACAAGGTGGGTTTGGCTCAAGCCCTCGAACTTGGCGATCGTCGACAGCACCGCGAACTGCCTTGGCGTCAAACCGTCCTCCTGCAGAACTGCAAGGAAGAGATCCGTCGCGCATTGGTCTGCACGGTGAAGAAGGTGGAGAGGCGATCGCTCGAGACTGCCGAATTCGTCTTTCGTGTCGCGCATTGTCGTGATGTGTACTTTTTTGGGTCCAATCCCTGTGTGGAACTTTTGCTCAAAGAGCGGTTTCATGGCGTGTCCGCACGCCCATGGAGCACACACTTAACAATTCAGATCAGCGCGTCTAGACAAAATGGTTCATACAAACAGGAGTCGTGCATTTATGACACGACAAGGTATCAAAAGCATGCTGACCGTCAGTATTGACCATATCGATGGTGCGTCAGTTGTTCGGCTCGGGGTCCGACGCATAACGCTTTAACAGTCCGACTTGTGCGATGGCGAACGCCATTGTTATCGGCATGATACCAAATAGTTTGAAAGACACCCAAGCGTCGGTCGACAAGAGGCGCCATGTCACTTCATTGAGTATTGCGAGAAAGACAAAGAAGCACGCCCAACGGAACGTCAGCTTGCGCCAGCCTTCGGCCGTGAGAGCGAATACGTCGCCGAAAAGATATTTGAGCAGGGCGTGCCCGAACAGCAAACCGCCGAACAGGATGCTGGCGAAGATGCCGTTGACGATGGTCGGCTTCAGCTTGATGAAAAGCTCGTCCTGAAGATAAAGCGTAAGACTGCCGAACAGGATAACGAAAACGCCCGAGACGAGGGGCATCACCGGGATCTTTCCGAACAGGATGCGCGACGCCGTGAGCGACACGAGCGTTGCCACGACGAAGCATCCCGTGCCCCAGAAGATGTCGGCGCGCGCGTTGACGATGAAGAACACGACGAGCGGGCCCAGTTCGAGCAGGAACTTCAGAAGCGGGGGTTCTGCGTTGTGAGGTCCGGCGGCGCTCTTGGTGTCGAGTTGGCTCATTGTCGGTGTTCCGTTCGCTCTGATCGCCGGGCTCAGCTGTACGTTTCGGGACTTGGGTCTTTTGTGGCGCGTGTCACAAGTGATGCTTGCTCATCCATTTGGTGAGAAGCCATGCGTAGATGCCGCTCATCGGAAGCACGAAGAACAGCTTGAACGCGATCCAGACATCGACGCCGTTCATGGCGAAACCGAGAACGTGGTAGATCTGGTCGTCTTTGAAGCCGATGCGGACGACTTCGTTCAAAAGTGCCGTGAGGACGAAGAACCAGGCGAAGCTGCGCGTGAACGTGTCCCAGCCTGCCTTGGTATAATGAAAGGTCTTCTCGAAGACGTACTGGAAGAAGTTGCGATCCAGCCAGAGGCCGAGGAAGAGGAAGCCCGCGAACATCGCGTTGAAGATCGTGACCTTGATCTGCACCCACATCGGGTCGCCGGTGATCAGCGTCAAGGCGCCGAAGACGATGGTGACCGATGACGCGATGAGCGGGAAGATGGGCGGGCGGCGGAACATGTAGATCATCGCGACAATCGCGACGAGGGTCGAAACGATCAGCGCCCACGTGCCAGCCGCGATCCCGTAGAGCGCGTTGACGACGAACATCAAGACGAGCGGTCCGAACTCGCTGAGGATGTTGACCGTCTGCTCGGCGTTGAACGGATAGAGGCGGCGGCGGCTCATACGTCTGGTAACCTTTGTTTGTCGCTGCGGATGGGCTCGGGGACTTGCTGCCCCGCGCTTACGCGGACTGGTGTTTCGGTGGTGTCAGATTTCTGCAATGGCGCGTGCGTAGTCCCCGGCAGAGAAGGCTTGAAGGTCGTCGATCCCTTCGCCGACGCCGATGGCGTGAACGGGAAGGCCATATTTTGCTGCGATGGCGACGAGGATGCCGCCGCGCGCCGTTCCGTCGAGCTTGGTCATGACGAGCCCGCTGACGCCTGCGCGCTTGCCGAACACGTCGACCTGCTGCAGCGCGTTCTGGCCGGTCGTCGCGTCAAGCACCAGCAGAGTGCTGTGCGGCGCATCCGGATCGAGCTTCTTGATGACGCGCACGACCTTTTCGAGCTCGGCCATCAGCCCCTCCTTGTTCTGAAGGCGGCCGGCGGTGTCGAGCAGGAGAACGTCGTAGCCGCCCTCTTTCGCCTCTTTCAGCGCGTCGAAGGCGAGGCCCGAGGCGTCGGCGCCGAGATCGCGCGAGACGACGGGCGCGCCGGTGCGCTCGCCCCAAACCTTGAGTTGGTCGATGGCGGCGGCGCGGAAGGTGTCGCCGGCGGCCAGCATCACGCGACGGCCTTCGCGGGTGAAGCGTGCGGCGAGTTTGCCGATTGTGGTCGTCTTGCCGGAGCCGTTGACGCCGAGCACGAGAATGACGTGCGGTTTCAAGCTGTCGTCGATGACGAGCGGCTGCGCGACGGGTTCCAGGACGCGCGCGACTTCATCTGCGAGGACTGCGCGCACCTCTTCCGGCGAGACGGCTTTGTCGAAGCGGCCTTTTGCGAGGGCAGCCGTGATGCGGGAAGCGGTTTCGATGCCGAGGTCGGCGCCGATCAGAACGTCTTCGAGGTCTTCGAGCGTTTCGTGATCGAGCTTCTTCTTGGTAACGAGGCCGGCGATGCTTTCCGTCAGACGCGACGACGTTTTCGACAGGCCAGCCTTGAGGCGGCCGAACCAGCCGACGCGCGCGGGCTCGGCTGCGGGTTCCGGTTCCGCGCTGGCGTCCAACTCAGTGACTTCGGGTTGGGACGGCGTTGCTGTCCCGGCCGGAGCGGGCGTTTCGGATTGGTCTTGTGGCGGCGGCGGTGCGGGGTTCGCGAAATCGCTCTCAGGCGTCGCAATGTCCGACGCGGTCTCCTCGGCGGGCGCCTCGGGCTCTTCCGCCGTTCCAAGCCAGCGGCTCAGAAACCCTTTCCGTTTCGGTGTGTCGGCCGTCACGCGTGGACCATCCCATTCAAGCGGCGGCCGTCGTGGCTGCCGAGCGTCGCCCACTGAAACGAGCCGATCAGTGCGGGCCGGTCGAGGCGCACTTCGGCGAAATGCGGTGTGCGGCCGAGGTCTTCGCGCTCCATCAAGATCTCCGTACGGCGACCGGCGAGGCGGTCGAGATAGTTGCTGTGGGCTGCTTCGCCTTTCGCGCGCAGGCGTGCGGCGCGTTCCTTGATGGCGGCGCGCGCGACTTGCGGCATGCGTGCGGCGGGCGTGCCTTTGCGCGGCGAATAGGGGAAGACGTGGAGGTAAGTGAGGCCGCACGTGTCGACGATGTCGAGCGTGCGTTCGAACATGTCTTCCGTCTCGGTCGGGAAGCCGGCGATCAGGTCGGCGCCGAACACGACGTCGGGGCGCAGGCGGCGAATTTCGTTGCAGAAGCGGATGGCGTCCTCGCGCAGGTGGCGACGCTTCATGCGCTTCAGGATCATGTCGTCGCCGGCCTGCATCGAAAGATGCAGGTGAGGCATCAGGCGCGGTTCGGACGCGATGACATCGATGAGATGCCGGTCGGCTTCGACCTGATCGATGGACGAGAGGCGAAGACGGCGGAGTTCGGGGACGTGCTTCAGGATCTGCTTGGCGAGCCGGCCGAGCGACATGCTGCCCGGGAGATCGGCACCGTAGGACGTCATGTCGACGCCGGTGAGGACGATCTCGGGATATCCGGCCTCGACGAGCCTCCTGGCTTGCGCGACGACTTCTCCGGCGGGCACCGAGCGCGAGGGGCCGCGGCCCATGGGAATGATGCAGAACGTGCAGCGATGATCGCAGCCGTTTTGAATTTGGAGGTAAGCGCGGGCGCGCGAGCCAAAGCCGTCGATCATGTGCAGCGCGGTTTCGCGTACGCTCATGATGTCGTTGACGGCGACGTCCGCCAACGTGTCGGTGGCGAGGGCCTTGAATGTTTCGGGTGCGAGCTTCTCCGCGTTACCGACGACGTGATCCACGCCCGGCATTTCCGCAAAGCGCTCCGGTTCGATCTGTGCGGCGCAGCCCGTGACGACGAGGCGCGCGCCGGGGCGCTCGCGCCGCAAGCGGCGGATGGTCTGCTCTGCTTGGCGAACGGCTTCGGCGGTGACGGCGCACGTGTTGACGATGATGCAATCGTCGAGACCTGCGTCGGAGGCGTGGCGGCGCATCACCTCGGACTCGTAAGTGTTGAGCCGGCAGCCAAGCGTCACGATCAGGGGTTCGGACATCGTTGTTCGGACTTCGGCTTGCGGATTTCCACTGGACTCTTCAGATCGCGATCATGCTCGTCGAAGTCTGATCGCTCTCTACGTCATTGATGAGACCAACAATTCTCGCTCCGAACCGATGAAGTCCGAGGCGCTCATCATCTAGGGCAAACGCTCGTGGGGGACAAGCGGCGGAGCCGGCGCGCGGTTCGCCGACAGAATGGCGTCAAGATCGCCTTCGTGTTCGATTTCCGCGGGGCCTGTCATGAGGATACGGTCGTCGGCCGTCCATTCTATGACGAGGGGGCCGCCGGGGAGCGTCACTGTGACCTTGCGGTCGGCCAGCCTTTTGCGCATGGCCGAGACGGCGGTTGCGCAGGCCGCCGTGCCACACGCGCGGGTGAGGCCCGCGCCCCGCTCCCAGGTGCGAATACGGATGGTATCGCGGGATTGAACGTCCGCGAGCGTGACGTTGACGCGCTCGGGAAACAGCGGGTGGTTCTCGATCATCGGGCCGAACCGCGCAAGATCGTAACTATCCACCGGCTTGTCGGTCCAGAATACGACGTGAGGATTACCGACGTTGACCACCGACGGGGAGTGCAGGATCGGCGCTTCGATGGGGCCGATCTGCAGCTCGATGGCGCGGGTATCGTGAAACGGCTCGGAGAGCGGAACGTCGGCCCAGCCGAAGCGGGGCTGACCCATATCGACCGTGATGTCGTCGCTGTTCTTCACGCCGACGTCGAGCAGGCCAGCGCGGGTTTCATAGCGGAATTCCGATCTTCCGGTGCCGAGGTGCTCAAGCCAGGCGATGCAGCGTGTGCCGTTGCCGCAGGCGGCCGATTCCGATCCATCGGTGTTGAAGATCAGAACGAATGCGTCCGTGCCGGGTGTTCGCGCCTTGTGGAGCACCATCATCTGGTCGAAACCTGTGGCGGGATTTTCCGCGACGGCTCTCACGTCCTGAGGCTTCAGTGGGCCGCCCCCGCGACGGAAATCGACGACGACAATCTCGTTGCCGAGGCCGTTCATCTTTACATAGCGGGTGGGGGCGGATGTCATGACGCGACTATATGGGTGAAGCACCGTCAAAAGACAAATAGCGTGGTTTTCGCTTTTCTAATCGTGAACATGCCGAGACCCCTCGGAATACGGCGGGAACGCCTTAAATAATCCCAGACCCTAAAACAAGACATGAGGTTTCCGATGCGCTTTCGCCCAGGCACCGTTGCTCCCGTTTTGTTCCTGATGGCCGTTCCGATGCTCG
It encodes:
- the ftsY gene encoding signal recognition particle-docking protein FtsY, which gives rise to MGDARQPRRPPLEWDGPRVTADTPKRKGFLSRWLGTAEEPEAPAEETASDIATPESDFANPAPPPPQDQSETPAPAGTATPSQPEVTELDASAEPEPAAEPARVGWFGRLKAGLSKTSSRLTESIAGLVTKKKLDHETLEDLEDVLIGADLGIETASRITAALAKGRFDKAVSPEEVRAVLADEVARVLEPVAQPLVIDDSLKPHVILVLGVNGSGKTTTIGKLAARFTREGRRVMLAAGDTFRAAAIDQLKVWGERTGAPVVSRDLGADASGLAFDALKEAKEGGYDVLLLDTAGRLQNKEGLMAELEKVVRVIKKLDPDAPHSTLLVLDATTGQNALQQVDVFGKRAGVSGLVMTKLDGTARGGILVAIAAKYGLPVHAIGVGEGIDDLQAFSAGDYARAIAEI
- the dapF gene encoding diaminopimelate epimerase — its product is MTSAPTRYVKMNGLGNEIVVVDFRRGGGPLKPQDVRAVAENPATGFDQMMVLHKARTPGTDAFVLIFNTDGSESAACGNGTRCIAWLEHLGTGRSEFRYETRAGLLDVGVKNSDDITVDMGQPRFGWADVPLSEPFHDTRAIELQIGPIEAPILHSPSVVNVGNPHVVFWTDKPVDSYDLARFGPMIENHPLFPERVNVTLADVQSRDTIRIRTWERGAGLTRACGTAACATAVSAMRKRLADRKVTVTLPGGPLVIEWTADDRILMTGPAEIEHEGDLDAILSANRAPAPPLVPHERLP
- a CDS encoding aspartate-semialdehyde dehydrogenase, translating into MGYKVAVVGATGNVGREMMNVLVERSFPADEVFAVASRRSLGAEVSYGDATLKCQDLEQFDFSKVDICLMSAGSSVSKVWSPKIGAMGAVVIDNSSCWRYDQDVPLIVPEVNADAVQGFTKKNIIANPNCSTAQLVVALKPLHDAAKIKRVVVSTYQSVSGAGKDAMDELWSQTKGKYVPGQDVEPNKFPKQIAFNCIPHIDVFMEDGFTKEEWKMVAETKKMLDPSIKLTATCVRVPVFVGHSESVNIEFERPITADEARDILRDAPGVQVVDKREPGGYVTPVEAAGEFDTFVSRIREDATVENGLAMWIVSDNLLKGAALNTVQIAETLIGRNLLKAAA
- a CDS encoding inner membrane-spanning protein YciB, which codes for MSRRRLYPFNAEQTVNILSEFGPLVLMFVVNALYGIAAGTWALIVSTLVAIVAMIYMFRRPPIFPLIASSVTIVFGALTLITGDPMWVQIKVTIFNAMFAGFLFLGLWLDRNFFQYVFEKTFHYTKAGWDTFTRSFAWFFVLTALLNEVVRIGFKDDQIYHVLGFAMNGVDVWIAFKLFFVLPMSGIYAWLLTKWMSKHHL
- a CDS encoding MarR family winged helix-turn-helix transcriptional regulator, which codes for MKPLFEQKFHTGIGPKKVHITTMRDTKDEFGSLERSPLHLLHRADQCATDLFLAVLQEDGLTPRQFAVLSTIAKFEGLSQTHLVERTGIDRSTVADITQRLLKRGLIQRRRTREDARAYAVTLTELGWNRLKAAAPYVKRVDEAILAALADTHRERFVDDLIAIVDALQSKPDTPE
- a CDS encoding GNAT family N-acetyltransferase — protein: MLGSRSDIKVRKGKLADAQPVAEAFRESWTQAYRGVIPHTHLENMIRRRGADWWSNVIKSGDNLIVIEKAGAIAGYATLGFSRTRGPYQGEIYELYIAPVYQGLGLGEHLFEACRHGLDQRRLKGLIVWALAENTRATDFYWRRGGRPVKQAFETMSGEKLEKIAFAWPT
- a CDS encoding septation protein A, yielding MSQLDTKSAAGPHNAEPPLLKFLLELGPLVVFFIVNARADIFWGTGCFVVATLVSLTASRILFGKIPVMPLVSGVFVILFGSLTLYLQDELFIKLKPTIVNGIFASILFGGLLFGHALLKYLFGDVFALTAEGWRKLTFRWACFFVFLAILNEVTWRLLSTDAWVSFKLFGIMPITMAFAIAQVGLLKRYASDPEPNN
- a CDS encoding ATP-dependent DNA helicase, which translates into the protein MRKLDFLVIDEVSMVRSDLMWALDQSLRINRGRPREPFGGVRLVLFGDLHQLPPVVQEAEVAAHLESEFGGPFFFSVPALGEGAGTARLELTQVFRQSDEALISVLNRIRDGEVEEDDLIQLNERVAPIRTLGEGEKFVILTPTNAAAHRINAAYLDALPGHAHTYEAGITGDFTNASHPTDSALTLKPGAKVILLRNDPERRWVNGTIARISRLEDKKVMIEVAGREHELEPVSWEQRRYAYDKEQEKIVGTVAGTFKQYPVRLAWALTIHKAQGLTLDNVYIDLGRGTFAHGQAYVALSRCRSLEGLALARPLTPRDILFDRSALGYRERFPAL
- a CDS encoding phasin family protein; translation: MNDFTRQTQEFFSAAKDARIPEQVQAIAEDSVSKARETYGKLNSVAKDNAKVFEEATVAAFASAKSIGEKVLKNTEANAEAVFDAAEAIARAKTFPELIQLQTAFVQKQFTVAGAQSKELFELSTKLAQQTFETFNSAATKSFEQVKKAG
- the mtaB gene encoding tRNA (N(6)-L-threonylcarbamoyladenosine(37)-C(2))-methylthiotransferase MtaB, whose product is MSEPLIVTLGCRLNTYESEVMRRHASDAGLDDCIIVNTCAVTAEAVRQAEQTIRRLRRERPGARLVVTGCAAQIEPERFAEMPGVDHVVGNAEKLAPETFKALATDTLADVAVNDIMSVRETALHMIDGFGSRARAYLQIQNGCDHRCTFCIIPMGRGPSRSVPAGEVVAQARRLVEAGYPEIVLTGVDMTSYGADLPGSMSLGRLAKQILKHVPELRRLRLSSIDQVEADRHLIDVIASEPRLMPHLHLSMQAGDDMILKRMKRRHLREDAIRFCNEIRRLRPDVVFGADLIAGFPTETEDMFERTLDIVDTCGLTYLHVFPYSPRKGTPAARMPQVARAAIKERAARLRAKGEAAHSNYLDRLAGRRTEILMEREDLGRTPHFAEVRLDRPALIGSFQWATLGSHDGRRLNGMVHA